A single region of the Microcella sp. genome encodes:
- a CDS encoding carbohydrate kinase, which produces MKLLHAGQRLPVHAHPCAADAARLCGETHGKAEAWYIIRGGEVHLGLREEHDHEGLARLMRSRESDLLAALHRVAVAPGDVVYVTPGTLHSIGAGVVLLEVQEPSDLSIMLEHEPYGLDPTRDGHLGVGYPAVLSAVTTSRLPMSRLKSLVYPAVASKQVLPVEADRYFRLERVIVDRPRRLERGYAVLVVTAGTVSLRAGGRVLEAVKGSTFVAPFSLGPMVATGRGEIIVCRPPQRGPVA; this is translated from the coding sequence GTGAAGCTGCTACACGCCGGGCAACGGCTTCCGGTGCACGCCCACCCTTGCGCGGCAGATGCTGCACGGCTCTGTGGCGAGACGCACGGCAAGGCTGAAGCCTGGTACATCATTCGGGGTGGCGAGGTGCACCTCGGGCTGAGAGAAGAGCACGATCATGAGGGTCTTGCACGCTTGATGCGCAGCCGAGAAAGCGACCTGCTCGCGGCGCTGCACCGCGTTGCCGTGGCGCCAGGCGATGTCGTCTACGTGACGCCCGGCACCCTGCACTCGATCGGGGCGGGGGTTGTGCTGCTCGAAGTTCAAGAGCCGAGCGACCTGTCGATCATGCTTGAGCACGAGCCGTACGGTCTCGACCCCACGCGCGACGGGCATCTCGGAGTGGGGTACCCCGCCGTATTGTCAGCGGTGACCACCAGTCGCCTGCCGATGTCGAGACTCAAGTCACTGGTGTATCCCGCTGTGGCCTCGAAACAAGTGCTACCTGTCGAGGCAGATCGCTACTTCCGCCTCGAACGAGTCATCGTCGACCGTCCCCGCCGCCTCGAACGAGGCTATGCGGTTCTCGTGGTCACCGCTGGAACGGTCTCACTTCGTGCGGGAGGGCGAGTGCTCGAGGCAGTGAAGGGTTCTACTTTCGTGGCCCCTTTCAGTCTTGGCCCAATGGTCGCGACGGGTCGGGGAGAGATCATCGTCTGTCGACCTCCGCAACGAGGGCCCGTCGCGTAG
- a CDS encoding glyoxalase/bleomycin resistance/extradiol dioxygenase family protein: protein MSAQQFTAVQVNLFCDDVELVAGFFRALGFAEVFRTPAEGHPEHLEVDAAGTRIGLTSAGAANRIARLGVGAQRHASTEVVFWCADVDAAFTAAIDAGGSAVSPPQDSPDGRLRYGWVRDPEGHQVKFVSSR, encoded by the coding sequence GTGAGTGCGCAGCAGTTCACGGCCGTGCAGGTCAACTTGTTCTGCGACGACGTCGAGCTCGTCGCGGGGTTCTTTCGTGCGCTCGGCTTCGCCGAGGTGTTCCGAACACCCGCGGAAGGGCATCCGGAACACCTCGAAGTCGACGCGGCTGGTACGCGCATCGGCCTCACCTCAGCCGGCGCCGCCAACCGCATCGCGCGCCTGGGCGTCGGCGCGCAACGCCACGCGAGCACCGAGGTCGTTTTCTGGTGCGCCGACGTCGACGCTGCGTTCACCGCTGCGATCGACGCAGGAGGCTCTGCTGTCTCGCCGCCGCAAGATTCACCCGATGGGCGTCTTCGCTATGGCTGGGTGCGCGACCCGGAAGGCCACCAGGTCAAGTTCGTGTCGTCTCGCTGA
- a CDS encoding DUF4386 domain-containing protein — protein MHPLTRTARLTGTFYLGLAVTGMLGFLLIRPQVFVAGESGAVLDALASNLPLARLGLLLELGIVVTQVLTALWFFKLFRGVNSFAAGTLATLGLMNATAILGSAAALGTAIQIADSGSADAAVQVSLLVLLANGFWAAGVVFFGAWLIPMGMLVLQSAYAWRWIGWVLIGGGIGYIASIVVGTLAPDATDLASILTIPATVGEFAILLSLLFRGVPSRALASVSETTRT, from the coding sequence ATGCACCCCCTCACCCGAACCGCCCGCCTGACGGGCACCTTCTACCTCGGTCTTGCCGTGACCGGCATGCTCGGCTTTCTGCTCATCAGACCGCAGGTCTTCGTCGCCGGCGAGAGCGGCGCCGTGCTCGACGCGCTCGCGAGCAACCTGCCCCTCGCTCGCCTCGGGCTGCTGCTCGAGCTCGGCATCGTGGTCACGCAGGTGCTCACCGCACTCTGGTTCTTCAAGCTCTTTCGCGGCGTGAACTCCTTCGCCGCCGGCACCCTCGCCACGCTCGGCCTCATGAACGCGACTGCGATCTTGGGCAGTGCCGCCGCACTGGGCACCGCCATCCAGATCGCCGACAGCGGTAGCGCTGACGCGGCCGTGCAGGTAAGCCTTCTCGTGCTGCTCGCCAACGGTTTCTGGGCGGCCGGAGTCGTCTTCTTCGGCGCCTGGCTGATTCCCATGGGAATGCTCGTGCTGCAGTCTGCCTACGCATGGCGCTGGATCGGTTGGGTGCTCATCGGCGGTGGCATCGGCTACATCGCGAGCATCGTGGTCGGCACGCTCGCACCCGACGCCACAGACCTGGCGAGCATCTTGACCATTCCGGCCACCGTGGGCGAGTTCGCGATTCTGCTGTCGTTGCTCTTTCGCGGCGTGCCCTCACGCGCGCTCGCGTCCGTCAGCGAGACGACACGAACTTGA
- a CDS encoding TetR/AcrR family transcriptional regulator C-terminal domain-containing protein translates to MATAERPPVTRERILDTALSLADAEGLSAVSMRRVATELGVEAMSLYHHVANKDALLDGLVERVASEALDESMAAAARQGAASDDWRAAVRTRSLAARRVMLRHPWAPALITSRSVIPLQVQSMFEAVLGAMIEGGVSYRTAHRGLHALSSMVLGFVQEPFSSPEGGPQMEGVEMSDDLVAQFAEHFPYTAAMVGAELHSDDEATLGWCDSQTEFEFTLGLLLDGLERAAKAGE, encoded by the coding sequence GTGGCCACTGCTGAACGACCACCGGTCACGCGAGAGCGCATTCTCGACACCGCCCTCTCGCTCGCCGACGCCGAAGGGTTGTCGGCCGTGAGCATGCGGCGCGTGGCGACCGAGCTGGGGGTCGAAGCGATGTCGCTCTACCACCACGTGGCGAACAAGGATGCGCTGCTCGATGGTCTGGTCGAGCGAGTCGCCAGCGAGGCACTCGACGAGTCGATGGCGGCCGCGGCGCGACAGGGTGCGGCCTCTGACGACTGGCGAGCTGCCGTGCGCACCCGCAGCCTTGCCGCCAGACGTGTGATGCTGCGGCACCCGTGGGCGCCGGCCCTCATCACCTCGCGAAGCGTGATTCCGTTGCAGGTGCAGTCGATGTTCGAGGCAGTGCTCGGGGCGATGATCGAGGGCGGCGTGTCGTATCGCACGGCGCACCGCGGTCTGCACGCCCTCAGCAGCATGGTGCTCGGCTTCGTGCAAGAGCCCTTCAGCTCGCCCGAAGGCGGCCCTCAGATGGAAGGCGTCGAGATGAGTGACGACCTCGTCGCGCAGTTCGCCGAGCACTTTCCGTACACGGCCGCGATGGTCGGGGCAGAGCTGCACTCTGACGACGAGGCGACGCTCGGCTGGTGCGATTCGCAGACCGAGTTCGAATTCACGCTCGGGCTGCTGCTCGACGGGCTCGAGCGCGCCGCCAAGGCGGGGGAGTGA
- a CDS encoding nitroreductase/quinone reductase family protein: protein MPMPRWWARMNKWSFNPSELKKGKRPVIIHRGRTSGREYQTPLDAHAVAGGYLFLPLYGANSDWVRNTLAAGAARLRIDGAELLLTAPRLIDEDEAFALLPDGTPRPPAWLRLEQYLLTDCDART, encoded by the coding sequence ATGCCGATGCCGCGATGGTGGGCGCGCATGAACAAGTGGAGCTTCAACCCGAGCGAGTTGAAGAAGGGCAAGCGCCCTGTCATCATCCACAGAGGGCGCACCTCCGGCCGCGAGTATCAGACACCTCTCGACGCGCATGCCGTCGCGGGCGGCTACCTCTTTCTGCCGCTCTACGGGGCGAACTCTGACTGGGTTCGGAACACTCTTGCGGCGGGCGCTGCCCGACTGCGAATCGACGGCGCCGAGCTGCTGCTCACGGCGCCGCGGTTGATCGATGAGGATGAGGCGTTCGCACTGCTACCGGATGGCACGCCGAGGCCACCGGCATGGTTGAGGCTCGAGCAGTACTTGCTCACTGATTGCGACGCTCGTACGTGA
- a CDS encoding dihydrofolate reductase family protein produces MSRIVYSVMSSLDGYNTDAEGDFSWAFPPEPVVASLIADAQSVSTYLYGRRMYETMAGWETDPTWAEGSPESANFAELWQRADKVVFSRTLTEVSTQRTRLEPEFTVEALERARAEATGDLTIEGPTLAAEAFRLGLIDVVEVLVCPVIIGGGLRVFPDGVRLDLNLTREKRFENGMVQLTYERRNQ; encoded by the coding sequence GTGTCGCGCATCGTGTACTCGGTGATGTCGTCGCTCGACGGCTACAACACTGACGCCGAGGGCGATTTCTCGTGGGCGTTTCCGCCCGAGCCCGTGGTCGCTTCGCTCATCGCCGACGCACAGTCGGTGAGCACCTACCTCTACGGCCGACGCATGTACGAGACGATGGCGGGGTGGGAGACCGACCCGACGTGGGCCGAAGGGTCGCCCGAATCGGCCAACTTCGCCGAGCTCTGGCAGCGCGCCGACAAGGTCGTCTTCTCGCGCACGCTCACAGAGGTGTCGACGCAGCGCACGCGGCTTGAGCCCGAGTTCACGGTCGAGGCGCTCGAGCGCGCTCGCGCAGAGGCGACGGGCGACCTCACGATCGAGGGGCCGACGCTCGCGGCCGAGGCCTTCCGCCTCGGGCTCATCGACGTCGTCGAGGTGCTCGTGTGCCCCGTCATCATCGGCGGCGGTCTGCGCGTCTTTCCCGACGGCGTTCGCCTCGACCTCAACCTCACTCGCGAGAAGCGGTTCGAGAACGGCATGGTGCAGCTCACGTACGAGCGTCGCAATCAGTGA
- a CDS encoding SRPBCC domain-containing protein, producing MTTAHRERSLAHAGFTLTRDYPSPIADVWRAFAIESLKKKWFGEDDSWAIGEWRFDFRVGGRDVAEGTFHDGPHSRYEAEYTSIVEHERIVTTYNMWIDGTHISTSVASYEFEVVPGGTRLTHAEHGIHLDGFDTGEQREAGTIALLEALGALLAGER from the coding sequence ATGACGACAGCTCACCGCGAGCGCAGTCTCGCCCACGCCGGGTTCACGCTCACCCGCGACTACCCCTCGCCCATCGCCGACGTCTGGCGGGCCTTCGCCATCGAGTCGCTCAAGAAGAAGTGGTTCGGCGAAGACGACTCGTGGGCGATCGGCGAGTGGCGCTTCGACTTCCGCGTCGGCGGGCGCGACGTCGCCGAAGGCACGTTTCACGACGGCCCGCACTCGCGTTACGAGGCCGAGTACACGTCGATCGTCGAGCACGAGCGCATCGTCACGACCTACAACATGTGGATAGACGGCACGCACATCTCGACCTCGGTGGCGTCGTACGAGTTCGAGGTCGTGCCGGGCGGCACGCGCCTCACCCACGCTGAGCACGGCATCCATCTCGATGGTTTCGACACGGGCGAGCAGCGCGAAGCCGGCACCATCGCGCTGCTCGAGGCGCTCGGCGCACTGCTCGCCGGGGAGCGCTGA
- a CDS encoding dihydrofolate reductase family protein — MTRVRADLMISLDGIAATDDATPESPFGEDWARLTEHYVATRSFRERVFGDTSGEGTTGLDDDFHQRYFEGVGAEIMGAGKFGLHAYPDDPDWRGWWGDTPPFRYPVFVLTHRELPSIEMLGGTTFTFISASPTEALAIATEAAGGADVRIGGGPTSLVPFLTAGLVDELHVAITPIVLGRGIRLWDALRHFDRDYQVSSVTAPSGVTHVTFTRDQARS; from the coding sequence ATGACCCGCGTTCGCGCCGACCTCATGATCTCGCTCGACGGCATTGCCGCGACCGATGACGCGACTCCCGAGTCGCCGTTCGGGGAGGACTGGGCCCGCCTCACCGAGCACTACGTGGCGACGCGATCGTTCCGCGAGCGTGTCTTCGGCGACACCTCCGGCGAGGGGACGACGGGTCTCGACGACGACTTCCATCAGCGCTACTTCGAGGGGGTCGGTGCCGAGATCATGGGCGCCGGAAAGTTCGGGCTGCACGCCTACCCCGACGACCCCGACTGGCGCGGTTGGTGGGGCGACACTCCCCCATTCCGCTACCCCGTCTTCGTGCTCACCCATCGCGAACTGCCGTCGATCGAGATGCTGGGCGGCACGACGTTCACCTTCATCAGCGCCTCGCCCACCGAAGCGCTCGCGATCGCCACCGAAGCCGCCGGAGGCGCCGACGTGCGCATCGGCGGTGGACCGACGAGCCTGGTGCCGTTTCTCACGGCGGGTCTCGTGGACGAACTTCACGTCGCGATCACACCGATCGTGCTCGGGCGCGGCATTCGATTGTGGGATGCCCTCCGCCACTTCGATCGCGACTACCAGGTCAGCTCTGTCACAGCACCGAGTGGAGTCACCCACGTCACCTTTACGAGAGACCAGGCACGCTCATGA
- a CDS encoding helix-turn-helix transcriptional regulator, giving the protein MPNYSDDVASVLRALADPTRRQLVERLARAPGTVTELAEPFDMALPSLLQHLGVLEAAGIITTQKVGRVRTASLRPGAFDALHLWLGEQRTPAERQADRLGIHLARTQLAQEAP; this is encoded by the coding sequence GTGCCTAACTATTCTGACGATGTTGCGTCGGTGCTTCGCGCCCTCGCCGACCCGACCCGTCGGCAACTTGTCGAGCGTCTCGCGAGAGCGCCCGGAACGGTCACCGAACTCGCCGAGCCGTTCGACATGGCGTTGCCCTCGTTGCTGCAGCACCTCGGCGTGCTCGAGGCAGCGGGCATCATTACGACGCAGAAGGTCGGGCGCGTGCGCACGGCGAGTCTGCGCCCCGGCGCCTTCGACGCGCTGCACCTCTGGCTCGGTGAGCAGCGCACACCTGCAGAGCGCCAAGCTGATCGGCTGGGCATCCACCTCGCCCGCACCCAACTCGCCCAGGAGGCACCATGA
- a CDS encoding helix-turn-helix transcriptional regulator has translation MQIDRSGLAAFLRHRRQSLQPEDVGLPRGPRRRTDGLRREEVAALCHMSTDYYSRLERERGPQPSEQMIAAIAQGLHLTLDERDHLFRLAGQRPPERGPSSAHISPGMLRIFDRLGDTPAEIVSEIGESLKQTPLAIAMLGDLTALRGPARSLPYRWFTDPAARDRYDPRDHERLSRVFVSNARVVATRRGPDSAVAQLAERLRAESEEFRELWDDQQVSVPMGEMKRFVHPEVGALELHCQTLVDPDQSHFLLVYTAVPGSETHARLQLLSVIGASALL, from the coding sequence ATGCAGATCGACCGTTCGGGCCTTGCCGCGTTCCTGCGCCACCGCCGCCAGTCGCTGCAACCGGAAGATGTCGGTCTGCCGCGCGGGCCGCGGCGCCGCACCGACGGCTTGCGCCGCGAAGAGGTCGCGGCGCTGTGTCACATGTCGACCGACTACTACTCGCGGCTCGAGCGCGAGCGAGGCCCCCAACCGTCCGAGCAGATGATCGCTGCGATCGCCCAGGGCCTGCACCTCACGCTCGATGAGCGTGACCACCTCTTCCGACTCGCCGGCCAGCGCCCGCCCGAGCGCGGCCCGTCGAGCGCGCACATCAGCCCTGGCATGCTGCGCATCTTCGATCGGCTCGGCGACACTCCCGCCGAGATCGTTAGCGAGATCGGGGAGTCGCTCAAGCAGACGCCGCTTGCCATCGCAATGCTCGGCGATCTGACCGCCCTCCGCGGCCCCGCCCGCAGCCTGCCATACCGCTGGTTCACCGACCCTGCCGCCCGCGATCGCTACGACCCGCGCGATCACGAGCGGCTCTCACGAGTATTCGTCTCGAACGCGCGAGTCGTCGCGACGCGTCGCGGGCCCGACTCGGCGGTCGCGCAGCTCGCCGAGCGGCTTCGCGCCGAGAGCGAGGAGTTCCGGGAGCTCTGGGATGACCAGCAGGTGTCGGTGCCGATGGGTGAGATGAAGCGATTCGTGCACCCCGAGGTCGGCGCGCTCGAGTTGCACTGTCAGACGCTCGTCGACCCCGATCAATCGCACTTCTTGCTCGTGTACACGGCCGTGCCGGGCAGCGAAACGCATGCACGATTGCAGTTGCTCTCGGTCATCGGTGCGTCGGCACTGCTGTGA
- a CDS encoding SDR family oxidoreductase, protein MPRTPLDITLPDLTGRLALVTGASDGMGVVIARRLAAAGAELLLPVRNRAKGEVAAATIAAAVPSATVTLHDLDLSSLDSVRALAATLVAEGRPIHLLINNAGVMTPPERQTTVDGFELQWGSNHLGHVALVAHLLPLLREGRARVTSQVSVAARSGSINWDDLNWEESYDGMRAYAQSKIAFGLFGLELNRQSRERGWGITSNLSHPGVAPTSLLAARPELGRAKRARGRGLIGLLSRLGVAGTVESAALPALMAATSEGADGTFFGPQGAGNVGGAPGEQKLYAPLDNPDEGRRVWNVSQQLTGAVFAAA, encoded by the coding sequence ATGCCTCGCACTCCGCTCGACATCACTCTGCCCGATCTCACCGGTCGCCTCGCCCTCGTCACGGGTGCAAGCGACGGCATGGGCGTCGTCATCGCCCGCAGGCTCGCCGCGGCGGGCGCCGAGCTCCTCCTGCCGGTGCGCAATCGCGCCAAGGGCGAAGTCGCCGCCGCGACGATCGCGGCCGCCGTGCCCAGCGCGACCGTGACGCTGCACGACCTCGACCTCTCGTCGCTCGACTCGGTGCGCGCGCTCGCTGCGACGCTGGTCGCAGAAGGTCGACCGATTCACCTCCTCATCAACAACGCAGGCGTCATGACCCCGCCCGAGCGTCAGACGACCGTCGATGGATTCGAACTGCAGTGGGGCTCGAACCACCTCGGGCACGTCGCCCTCGTCGCCCACCTGCTGCCGTTGCTGCGCGAGGGCCGCGCTCGCGTGACCTCGCAAGTGAGCGTCGCCGCGCGGTCGGGCTCGATCAACTGGGACGACCTGAACTGGGAAGAGAGCTACGACGGAATGCGCGCCTACGCTCAGTCGAAGATCGCGTTCGGCCTCTTCGGTCTCGAACTCAACCGTCAGAGCCGCGAGCGCGGCTGGGGCATCACGAGCAACCTCTCACACCCCGGTGTTGCACCGACGAGCCTGCTCGCCGCCCGACCCGAACTGGGGCGAGCGAAGCGCGCACGGGGGCGCGGGCTCATCGGCCTGCTCTCTCGCCTCGGTGTCGCCGGAACCGTCGAGTCGGCGGCGCTGCCCGCGCTCATGGCGGCGACGAGCGAAGGCGCGGATGGCACGTTCTTCGGCCCGCAAGGTGCGGGCAACGTCGGCGGAGCGCCGGGCGAGCAGAAGCTCTACGCACCCCTCGACAACCCCGACGAGGGGCGTCGAGTCTGGAACGTTTCGCAGCAGCTGACAGGCGCGGTATTCGCTGCCGCGTGA
- a CDS encoding squalene cyclase: protein MTIDQKLLDWMLDTDPALRWQVERDLADEPETVWQATRARVATEGMGAELLSHQDADGLWAGGAYFPADFDWNGDEAKVGQPWTATTWSLNTLREWGLEASVLAGTAEKLEANARWEYDDLPYWGGEVDACINGFTLANGAWLGADVDAIATWFAEHAMTEGGWNCEWVEGSTRSSFHSTLNSLKGILEWEERTGDTRLREVRHAAEEYLLRRRMLYRESTGELVAPWATHFAYPFRHVYSALNALDYLRRASLLEGTPPDERASDAIAVIRDAQQPDGTWVQERRHPGRVWFELDVPVGEPSPWLTLFALRVLRWWDAAAV from the coding sequence ATGACGATCGATCAGAAGCTGCTCGACTGGATGCTCGACACCGACCCCGCCTTGCGCTGGCAGGTCGAGCGCGACCTCGCCGATGAGCCCGAGACCGTGTGGCAGGCGACGCGGGCGCGCGTGGCGACCGAGGGCATGGGTGCCGAGCTGCTCTCGCACCAAGACGCCGACGGGCTCTGGGCTGGTGGCGCATACTTTCCCGCCGACTTTGACTGGAACGGCGACGAGGCGAAGGTCGGTCAGCCATGGACGGCGACGACGTGGAGCCTCAACACGCTGCGAGAGTGGGGCCTCGAGGCCTCGGTGCTCGCCGGCACGGCCGAGAAACTCGAGGCCAACGCGCGGTGGGAGTACGACGATCTGCCCTACTGGGGCGGCGAGGTCGATGCGTGCATCAACGGCTTCACGCTCGCCAACGGAGCCTGGCTGGGCGCCGACGTCGATGCCATCGCCACCTGGTTCGCCGAGCACGCGATGACCGAGGGGGGCTGGAATTGCGAGTGGGTCGAGGGCTCGACCCGCTCGAGCTTCCACTCGACGCTCAACTCGCTCAAGGGCATCCTCGAGTGGGAGGAGCGCACGGGCGACACCCGACTGCGCGAGGTGCGTCACGCCGCTGAGGAGTACCTGCTGCGACGACGGATGCTCTACCGCGAGTCGACCGGCGAGCTCGTGGCGCCCTGGGCCACGCACTTCGCCTACCCCTTCCGCCACGTCTACAGCGCCCTCAACGCGCTCGACTACCTGCGCCGAGCGTCACTGCTCGAGGGCACGCCGCCCGATGAGCGAGCATCCGACGCGATCGCCGTCATTCGCGATGCCCAGCAGCCCGACGGAACCTGGGTGCAAGAACGCCGCCACCCGGGTCGCGTCTGGTTCGAGCTCGACGTGCCAGTCGGCGAGCCCTCGCCGTGGCTCACGTTGTTCGCGCTGCGAGTGCTGCGCTGGTGGGACGCCGCCGCCGTCTGA
- a CDS encoding MerR family transcriptional regulator, whose amino-acid sequence MRSSELAALAGVTVRALRHYHQLGILDEPPRSVNGYREYTVHHLVRILRITRLASLGLPLQGLAEVLDAPGDDSSALLDELDAEVAAQIERLEARRATIAELRRWNAAPDLPSELAPYAALLAASASTREIARFDREQTILLSHLAGPGGAEAITALYARFADPSVVEVSREFTERFAALPPDASDDEISALVEHLVTSFGPLVRDLRLELADLDLSTATTLLTDHADDMLNPAQQRALVLIEQRLSAYADDSG is encoded by the coding sequence ATGCGCAGCAGTGAGTTGGCCGCACTGGCGGGCGTCACCGTGCGCGCGCTGCGGCACTACCACCAGCTCGGAATTCTCGATGAACCGCCCCGCTCGGTCAACGGCTATCGCGAGTACACCGTGCACCACCTCGTGCGCATCCTGCGCATCACTCGTCTCGCGAGTCTGGGCCTGCCGCTGCAGGGCCTCGCCGAGGTTCTCGACGCCCCGGGCGACGACTCGAGCGCCCTGCTCGACGAGCTCGATGCCGAGGTCGCCGCGCAGATCGAGCGGCTCGAGGCGCGACGAGCGACGATCGCTGAGCTTCGACGGTGGAACGCCGCCCCCGATCTGCCGAGCGAGCTCGCCCCCTATGCGGCGCTCTTGGCCGCGAGCGCCTCGACGCGCGAGATCGCGCGGTTCGACCGCGAGCAGACCATCCTGCTGAGCCACTTGGCAGGGCCTGGTGGCGCCGAGGCGATCACTGCGCTCTACGCGCGGTTCGCCGACCCCTCGGTCGTCGAGGTCTCGCGTGAGTTCACCGAGCGTTTCGCCGCTCTGCCGCCTGATGCGTCAGACGACGAGATCAGTGCGCTGGTCGAGCATCTTGTGACCTCGTTCGGGCCGCTCGTGCGTGACCTGCGGCTCGAGCTCGCCGACCTCGACTTGAGCACCGCCACAACGCTGCTCACCGATCACGCCGACGACATGCTCAACCCCGCGCAACAGCGGGCGCTCGTCCTCATCGAGCAGCGCCTGAGCGCCTACGCCGACGACTCGGGCTGA
- a CDS encoding MFS transporter, whose translation MRITPFAYLSSYLLSLLGNSIAAVALPLIVLQTTGSALGAGIVAASTALPAVVAGLLMGVVIDRINRRTSSVVTDLISAAAIAALPLVDLISGLSLGWFVLFGIIGSLGDVPGMTARETLLPAVVRHSGVSAERLIGLREALGAVALLIGPAIAGVLITALDGSTVLWITAGTSFAAALITLLIPHSVGRLGDDEPSGSAGSSWQQLRTGWRALASSRFLVAVTSITLIAVTVLAAMQSLVLPVYFTVIEQPGLLGFVLTALAAGMLVGAGTYAAVGHRGSRRVWFVVALGGTTAGFALIAWLPSPAAVFAGAMVVGAASGVLNSVLGVLLIERIPELLRGRVLSSQNAIMTLAAPAGIMAAALLIEYASLALASALIASLWLIALVVGLGSRSLRTLERSTPGEDAPDAQQ comes from the coding sequence ATGCGCATCACTCCCTTCGCCTACCTGTCGTCATACCTGCTCTCGCTGCTCGGCAACTCGATCGCCGCAGTGGCGTTGCCGCTCATCGTGCTGCAGACCACGGGCAGTGCTCTCGGTGCTGGCATCGTCGCCGCCTCGACCGCGCTTCCCGCGGTCGTCGCGGGCCTGCTCATGGGCGTCGTCATCGACCGCATCAACCGGCGCACGTCATCGGTCGTCACCGACCTGATCTCTGCCGCCGCGATCGCCGCGCTGCCGCTCGTCGACCTCATCAGCGGGCTCAGCCTCGGGTGGTTCGTGCTCTTCGGCATCATCGGCTCGCTCGGCGATGTTCCCGGCATGACGGCGCGCGAGACGCTGCTGCCCGCGGTCGTGCGGCACAGCGGCGTCTCGGCCGAGCGGCTCATCGGCCTGCGCGAAGCACTCGGCGCCGTCGCGCTGCTCATCGGCCCGGCGATCGCCGGCGTGCTCATCACAGCGCTCGACGGCTCGACGGTGCTCTGGATCACCGCTGGCACCTCGTTCGCGGCCGCCCTCATCACGCTGCTCATTCCGCACAGTGTCGGCCGCCTCGGCGACGACGAGCCCAGCGGGTCCGCCGGTTCGAGCTGGCAGCAGTTGCGCACCGGTTGGCGCGCGCTCGCGAGCAGCCGGTTTCTCGTCGCCGTCACGAGCATCACGCTCATCGCCGTCACGGTGCTCGCAGCCATGCAGTCTCTCGTGCTTCCCGTCTACTTCACCGTCATCGAGCAGCCCGGGCTGCTGGGCTTCGTGCTCACCGCCCTCGCCGCTGGCATGCTCGTCGGCGCCGGCACCTACGCGGCGGTCGGCCACCGAGGTTCTCGACGGGTGTGGTTCGTCGTCGCGCTCGGGGGCACGACGGCGGGCTTCGCGCTCATCGCCTGGCTGCCGTCGCCCGCGGCGGTGTTCGCGGGAGCCATGGTGGTCGGCGCGGCGAGCGGTGTGCTCAACAGCGTGCTCGGCGTGCTGCTCATCGAGAGGATTCCAGAACTGCTGCGCGGGCGCGTGCTGAGTTCGCAGAACGCGATCATGACCTTGGCTGCGCCCGCAGGCATCATGGCTGCGGCCCTGCTCATCGAGTACGCATCGCTCGCACTCGCCTCGGCGCTCATCGCCTCGCTCTGGCTCATCGCGCTCGTCGTGGGGCTGGGTTCGCGATCGCTCCGTACGCTGGAACGGAGCACCCCCGGAGAGGACGCCCCCGATGCGCAGCAGTGA